A single window of Dermochelys coriacea isolate rDerCor1 chromosome 14, rDerCor1.pri.v4, whole genome shotgun sequence DNA harbors:
- the AXIN2 gene encoding axin-2 isoform X1: MSRAVLLTHLPDPSSSFREDAPRPPVPGEEGETPCQQPASSFVMKSQSFKAMSISSNPRRNEDGLGEPEGSASPDSPLARWTKSLHSLLGDQDGAYLFRTFLEREKCVDTLDFWFACNGFRQMDLKDTKTLRVAKAIYKRYIENNSIVSKQLKPATKTYIRDSIKKQQIDSIMFDQAQTEIQSVMEENAYQMFLTSDIYLEYVRSGGENPAYINSNGLGSLKVVCGYLPTLNEEEEWSCVDFKNKILPSVVGLSSKTLRVTASVRATETAENGYRSFKRNDPINPYHVNSGYVFAPATSANDSEISSDALTDDSMSMTDSSVDGIPPYRLGSKKQLQREMHRSVKANGQVSLPHFPRTHRLPKEMTPVEPATFAAELISRLEKLKQEQEMMDSLEERLQQIKEEDEKEGSELPANTQTNREAAATPHQQHPLTLLPSGSYEEDPQAILDDHLSRVLKTPGCQSPGLGRHSPRSHSPDRLPGGKPQPSAASPAACTLISKGFITKQTTKHVHHHYIHHHTIPKTKEQIEAEAAQRVQCFCPGGSDYNCHSKCKSHAKGTELPLEQFGRTGMLTKRNGKVMDGVALPAGEAGLSVMPGLQLPGGEADRSQNVWQWMLESERQNKHKPHSTQSTKKAYNLESTKGIPSERTARHHLWGNNNHPRGAQPAHPFVQDPTMPPLTPPNTLAQLEEACRRLAEVSKPQKQRCSTSNQQRDRNHTSAVQGGNAPFCNASLTTEDHKEPKKLPVAHTSQSSELVVTYFFCGEEIPYRRMLKAQSLTLGHFKEQLSKKGNYRYYFKKASDEFDCGAVFEEIWEDDTILPMYEGRILGKVERID; this comes from the exons ATGAGCCGCGCTGTGTTGCTGACTCACCTTCCAGACCCCAGCAGCAGCTTCAGGGAAgacgccccccgcccccctgtgCCAGGCGAGGAAGGAGAGACACCATGCCAACAGCCTGCAAGCTCGTTTGTCATGAAAAGCCAAAGCTTCAAGGCCATGTCAATTTCTTCCAACCCAAGGAGGAATGAGGATGGTCTTGGAGAGCCGGAAGGCAGTGCATCTCCAGACTCCCCTCTGGCAAGATGGACCAAATCCCTGCATTCCTTGTTGGGGGATCAAGATGGTGCCTATCTTTTTCGGACCTTCCTGGAAAGAGAGAAATGTGTGGATACCTTAGACTTTTGGTTTGCCTGCAATGGCTTCAGGCAGATGGACCTTAAGGATACCAAAACTTTAAGAGTAGCCAAAGCTATATACAAAAGGTACATTGAGAACAACAGCATTGTCTCCAAGCAGCTCAAGCCTGCCACTAAGACCTATATAAGAGATAGTATCAAGAAGCAGCAGATAGATTCTATAATGTTTGATCAGGCACAGACTGAAATTCAGAGTGTGATGGAGGAAAATGCTTACCAGATGTTTTTAACTTCTGATATATACCTCGAATATGTACGGAGTGGGGGAGAGAATCCTGCTTATATTAACAGCAATGGACTGGGGAGCTTAAAAGTTGTCTGTGGCTATCTCCCAACCTTGaatgaagaagaagaatggaGCTGTGtggactttaaaaacaaaatcttgccTTCTGTAGTTGGGCTATCCAGCAAGACTTTGAGAGTTACAGCAAGTGTCAGAGCTACAGAAACGGCTGAGAATGGATACAG GTCATTCAAGAGGAACGATCCTATTAACCCATACCATGTGAATTCTGGCTATGTTTTTGCCCCAGCAACTAGCGCAAATGATAGCGAAATCTCTAGTGATGCCCTCACTGATGATTCCATGTCAATGACGGACAGTAGCGT AGATGGAATCCCTCCTTATAGACTTGGGAGCAAGAAGCAGCTCCAGAGGGAAATGCATCGTAGCGTTAAGGCCAATGGTCAAGTTTCTCTACCTCATTTTCCG AGAACCCACCGTCTTCCTAAGGAAATGACCCCTGTGGAACCAGCTACCTTTGCTGCTGAACTGATATCCCGGTTGGAAAAACTGAAGCAAGAGCAAGAAATGATGGATAGTCTGGAGGAGAGGCTACAGCAAATCAAAGAG GAAGATGAGAAGGAGGGATCAGAGCTACCTGCCAACACGCAGACCAATCGGGAGGCAGCAGCCACTCCGCATCAGCAGCACCCACTCACTCTCCTGCCATCCGGCAGCTACGAGGAGGACCCGCAGGCGATCCTGGATGACCATCTATCACGAGTGCTGAAGACTCCCGGCTGCCAGTCACCCGGCCTGGGACGACATAGCCCCCGCTCCCACTCCCCGGACCGCCTCCCAGGGGGCAAGCCACAGCCAAGCGCGGCCTCGCCAGCTGCCTGCACCCTCATCAGTAAAGGATTTATCACCAAGCAGACCACCAAGCACGTCCACCACCACTACATCCACCACCACACCATTCCCAAGACTAAAGAGCAGATAGAAGCTGAGGCAGCACAGAGGGTTCAGTGCTTCTGTCCTGGGGGCAGCGACTACAACTGCCATTCAAAATGCAAGAGCCATGCAAAAGGGACAGAGCTTCCGCTGGAGCAGTTTGG CAGAACCGGCATGCTGACGAAGAGGAATGGCAAAGTAATGGATGGCGTCGCCCTGCCGGCTGGCGAAGCAGGGCTATCTGTAATGCCCGGGCTCCAGCTACCTGGGGGTGAGGCGGATCGGTCACAGAATGTCTGGCAGTGGATGCTGGAGAGCGAGAGACAAAATAAGCACAAGCCTCATAG CACACAAAGCACAAAGAAGGCCTACAATTTGGAGTCCACCAAAGGGATCCCCAGTGAGCGCACGGCCCGCCACCACCTGTGGGGGAACAACAATCACCCACGCGGGGCACAGCCTGCCCACCCGTTCGTCCAGGATCCCACCATGCCTCCGCTGACCCCGCCCAACACTCTCGCCCAGCTGGAGGAAGCCTGCCGCAGGCTAGCGGAAGTGTCCAAGCCTCAGAAACAAAG ATGTTCAACCTCAAATCAACAGAGGGATCGAAACCACACATCTGCTGTTCAGGGGGGAAATGCCCCTTTTTGCAATGCAAGTCTAACTACAGAAGA TCACAAAGAGCCAAAGAAACTCCCAGTGGCTCACACCTCCCAGTCCAGCGAGTTGGTTGTCACTTATTTTTTCTGTGGAGAAGAAATACCCTACAGGAGGATGTTAAAGGCCCAGAGCCTGACACTTGGGCACTTTAAAGAGCAGCTGAGCAAAAAGGGAAATTATAG GTATTATTTCAAAAAAGCAAGCGACGAATTTGACTGTGGTGCAGTTTTTGAAGAAATTTGGGAAGACGACACAATTCTGCCCATGTATGAAGGAAGGATTCTTGGGAAAGTAGAGAGGATTGATTGA
- the AXIN2 gene encoding axin-2 isoform X2, giving the protein MSRAVLLTHLPDPSSSFREDAPRPPVPGEEGETPCQQPASSFVMKSQSFKAMSISSNPRRNEDGLGEPEGSASPDSPLARWTKSLHSLLGDQDGAYLFRTFLEREKCVDTLDFWFACNGFRQMDLKDTKTLRVAKAIYKRYIENNSIVSKQLKPATKTYIRDSIKKQQIDSIMFDQAQTEIQSVMEENAYQMFLTSDIYLEYVRSGGENPAYINSNGLGSLKVVCGYLPTLNEEEEWSCVDFKNKILPSVVGLSSKTLRVTASVRATETAENGYRSFKRNDPINPYHVNSGYVFAPATSANDSEISSDALTDDSMSMTDSSVDGIPPYRLGSKKQLQREMHRSVKANGQVSLPHFPRTHRLPKEMTPVEPATFAAELISRLEKLKQEQEMMDSLEERLQQIKEEDEKEGSELPANTQTNREAAATPHQQHPLTLLPSGSYEEDPQAILDDHLSRVLKTPGCQSPGLGRHSPRSHSPDRLPGGKPQPSAASPAACTLISKGFITKQTTKHVHHHYIHHHTIPKTKEQIEAEAAQRVQCFCPGGSDYNCHSKCKSHAKGTELPLEQFGTGMLTKRNGKVMDGVALPAGEAGLSVMPGLQLPGGEADRSQNVWQWMLESERQNKHKPHSTQSTKKAYNLESTKGIPSERTARHHLWGNNNHPRGAQPAHPFVQDPTMPPLTPPNTLAQLEEACRRLAEVSKPQKQRCSTSNQQRDRNHTSAVQGGNAPFCNASLTTEDHKEPKKLPVAHTSQSSELVVTYFFCGEEIPYRRMLKAQSLTLGHFKEQLSKKGNYRYYFKKASDEFDCGAVFEEIWEDDTILPMYEGRILGKVERID; this is encoded by the exons ATGAGCCGCGCTGTGTTGCTGACTCACCTTCCAGACCCCAGCAGCAGCTTCAGGGAAgacgccccccgcccccctgtgCCAGGCGAGGAAGGAGAGACACCATGCCAACAGCCTGCAAGCTCGTTTGTCATGAAAAGCCAAAGCTTCAAGGCCATGTCAATTTCTTCCAACCCAAGGAGGAATGAGGATGGTCTTGGAGAGCCGGAAGGCAGTGCATCTCCAGACTCCCCTCTGGCAAGATGGACCAAATCCCTGCATTCCTTGTTGGGGGATCAAGATGGTGCCTATCTTTTTCGGACCTTCCTGGAAAGAGAGAAATGTGTGGATACCTTAGACTTTTGGTTTGCCTGCAATGGCTTCAGGCAGATGGACCTTAAGGATACCAAAACTTTAAGAGTAGCCAAAGCTATATACAAAAGGTACATTGAGAACAACAGCATTGTCTCCAAGCAGCTCAAGCCTGCCACTAAGACCTATATAAGAGATAGTATCAAGAAGCAGCAGATAGATTCTATAATGTTTGATCAGGCACAGACTGAAATTCAGAGTGTGATGGAGGAAAATGCTTACCAGATGTTTTTAACTTCTGATATATACCTCGAATATGTACGGAGTGGGGGAGAGAATCCTGCTTATATTAACAGCAATGGACTGGGGAGCTTAAAAGTTGTCTGTGGCTATCTCCCAACCTTGaatgaagaagaagaatggaGCTGTGtggactttaaaaacaaaatcttgccTTCTGTAGTTGGGCTATCCAGCAAGACTTTGAGAGTTACAGCAAGTGTCAGAGCTACAGAAACGGCTGAGAATGGATACAG GTCATTCAAGAGGAACGATCCTATTAACCCATACCATGTGAATTCTGGCTATGTTTTTGCCCCAGCAACTAGCGCAAATGATAGCGAAATCTCTAGTGATGCCCTCACTGATGATTCCATGTCAATGACGGACAGTAGCGT AGATGGAATCCCTCCTTATAGACTTGGGAGCAAGAAGCAGCTCCAGAGGGAAATGCATCGTAGCGTTAAGGCCAATGGTCAAGTTTCTCTACCTCATTTTCCG AGAACCCACCGTCTTCCTAAGGAAATGACCCCTGTGGAACCAGCTACCTTTGCTGCTGAACTGATATCCCGGTTGGAAAAACTGAAGCAAGAGCAAGAAATGATGGATAGTCTGGAGGAGAGGCTACAGCAAATCAAAGAG GAAGATGAGAAGGAGGGATCAGAGCTACCTGCCAACACGCAGACCAATCGGGAGGCAGCAGCCACTCCGCATCAGCAGCACCCACTCACTCTCCTGCCATCCGGCAGCTACGAGGAGGACCCGCAGGCGATCCTGGATGACCATCTATCACGAGTGCTGAAGACTCCCGGCTGCCAGTCACCCGGCCTGGGACGACATAGCCCCCGCTCCCACTCCCCGGACCGCCTCCCAGGGGGCAAGCCACAGCCAAGCGCGGCCTCGCCAGCTGCCTGCACCCTCATCAGTAAAGGATTTATCACCAAGCAGACCACCAAGCACGTCCACCACCACTACATCCACCACCACACCATTCCCAAGACTAAAGAGCAGATAGAAGCTGAGGCAGCACAGAGGGTTCAGTGCTTCTGTCCTGGGGGCAGCGACTACAACTGCCATTCAAAATGCAAGAGCCATGCAAAAGGGACAGAGCTTCCGCTGGAGCAGTTTGG AACCGGCATGCTGACGAAGAGGAATGGCAAAGTAATGGATGGCGTCGCCCTGCCGGCTGGCGAAGCAGGGCTATCTGTAATGCCCGGGCTCCAGCTACCTGGGGGTGAGGCGGATCGGTCACAGAATGTCTGGCAGTGGATGCTGGAGAGCGAGAGACAAAATAAGCACAAGCCTCATAG CACACAAAGCACAAAGAAGGCCTACAATTTGGAGTCCACCAAAGGGATCCCCAGTGAGCGCACGGCCCGCCACCACCTGTGGGGGAACAACAATCACCCACGCGGGGCACAGCCTGCCCACCCGTTCGTCCAGGATCCCACCATGCCTCCGCTGACCCCGCCCAACACTCTCGCCCAGCTGGAGGAAGCCTGCCGCAGGCTAGCGGAAGTGTCCAAGCCTCAGAAACAAAG ATGTTCAACCTCAAATCAACAGAGGGATCGAAACCACACATCTGCTGTTCAGGGGGGAAATGCCCCTTTTTGCAATGCAAGTCTAACTACAGAAGA TCACAAAGAGCCAAAGAAACTCCCAGTGGCTCACACCTCCCAGTCCAGCGAGTTGGTTGTCACTTATTTTTTCTGTGGAGAAGAAATACCCTACAGGAGGATGTTAAAGGCCCAGAGCCTGACACTTGGGCACTTTAAAGAGCAGCTGAGCAAAAAGGGAAATTATAG GTATTATTTCAAAAAAGCAAGCGACGAATTTGACTGTGGTGCAGTTTTTGAAGAAATTTGGGAAGACGACACAATTCTGCCCATGTATGAAGGAAGGATTCTTGGGAAAGTAGAGAGGATTGATTGA